One genomic segment of Paraburkholderia caffeinilytica includes these proteins:
- a CDS encoding sensor histidine kinase, with product MTSIRRWLLGWLIFGLAAASGMAGYGIFHTAREEAGELFDFELRTVALSLPSNLAGAGDGEHRNPDLGDLADDRVVIEIWDRSGKLIYHSMQAPVFPRLPAGFSTVERGENHWRAFGLEQRDRYIQVAQPISVREDLALTLALHTLWPLGVLVPVTIVLVLLVVARGLAPIGGLTRALTTRSLDSLEPLRLDGSVPVEIKPLVLALNDLLQRLNIASQAQRTFIADAAHELRSPLAALKLQLQAASRDGSLKGEGQTLERVEERVNRIIHLVQQLLTLAREDAHPVTSMVPVSLRRIGEQAVGDFSLLAETREIDLGLECEDARANYDAYTVLAEPHGMSVLLGNLINNAIRHTPRGGRVDVILKRSGERVGFDVVDSGSGIPEAEIERVFDRFYRGEDAQGEGSGLGLAIVARIAARHQLGLSLRNNVGRPGLCVSIFGLTASEVAAPVAVRS from the coding sequence ATGACGTCGATTCGCCGCTGGCTGCTGGGCTGGCTGATTTTCGGGCTGGCCGCGGCCTCGGGCATGGCCGGCTACGGCATCTTTCACACCGCGCGCGAAGAAGCGGGCGAACTGTTCGACTTCGAACTGCGCACGGTGGCGCTGTCGTTGCCGTCGAATCTGGCCGGTGCGGGCGACGGCGAGCATCGCAACCCCGACCTCGGCGATCTGGCCGACGACCGGGTCGTGATCGAAATCTGGGACCGGTCCGGCAAGCTCATTTATCACTCGATGCAGGCGCCGGTGTTCCCGCGTTTGCCCGCGGGTTTCAGCACGGTCGAGCGCGGCGAGAATCACTGGCGCGCGTTCGGGTTGGAACAGCGCGACCGTTATATCCAGGTTGCGCAGCCGATCTCGGTGCGCGAAGACCTTGCGCTGACGCTGGCGCTGCATACGCTGTGGCCGCTCGGCGTGCTGGTGCCGGTGACGATCGTGCTGGTGCTGCTGGTGGTGGCAAGGGGGCTGGCGCCGATCGGCGGGCTGACGCGCGCGCTGACGACCCGTTCGCTCGATTCGCTGGAGCCGTTGCGTCTGGACGGCAGCGTGCCGGTCGAAATCAAGCCGCTGGTGCTAGCGCTCAACGATCTGCTGCAACGTCTGAACATTGCGTCGCAGGCGCAGCGCACGTTCATCGCCGATGCCGCGCATGAATTGCGCTCGCCGCTTGCGGCGCTGAAGCTGCAGTTGCAGGCGGCTTCCCGTGACGGCTCGCTAAAGGGCGAGGGGCAAACGCTGGAGCGCGTCGAGGAACGGGTCAATCGCATCATTCACCTCGTGCAACAGCTGTTGACGCTGGCGCGTGAGGATGCGCATCCGGTGACGTCGATGGTGCCGGTGAGTTTGCGCCGGATCGGCGAGCAGGCCGTGGGCGATTTTTCGCTGCTCGCGGAGACGAGGGAAATCGATCTCGGGCTCGAGTGTGAAGACGCGCGCGCGAACTACGATGCCTATACGGTGCTGGCCGAGCCGCACGGGATGAGCGTTCTGTTGGGAAACCTGATCAACAATGCGATCCGGCATACGCCGCGGGGTGGGCGCGTCGATGTGATTCTGAAGCGCTCGGGCGAGCGCGTGGGGTTCGATGTCGTGGACAGCGGGTCCGGGATACCGGAAGCTGAGATCGAGCGGGTTTTCGACCGCTTTTATCGAGGGGAAGACGCTCAGGGCGAGGGCAGCGGACTTGGGCTGGCGATTGTGGCGCGAATCGCCGCACGCCACCAGCTTGGCCTTTCCTTGCGGAATAACGTTGGGCGGCCGGGCTTGTGTGTTTCGATTTTTGGCCTGACGGCGAGTGAGGTTGCGGCGCCTGTGGCGGTTAGAAGCTGA
- a CDS encoding response regulator, with protein MRLLLVEDDDMIAETVLGAMRRSGYAIDWAEDGRAAELSLGNGVYDLVLLDLGLPKKDGIDVLNGYRKSGGAAPVIILTARDAVDERIRGLDAGADDYLIKPFDLDELAARVRALLRRRTGQKQPVYAHGELTLDPAAHEVTKGGELLALVPREFALLQALIEEPTRVFTKPELEEKLYGWGEEVGSNTIEVHVHSLRRKIGAEQVVTVRGVGYRLKRC; from the coding sequence ATGCGTCTGCTACTGGTCGAGGACGACGACATGATTGCGGAGACCGTGCTGGGCGCGATGCGCCGCTCGGGCTACGCGATCGACTGGGCCGAAGACGGCCGCGCGGCGGAACTGTCGCTGGGCAACGGCGTGTACGACCTCGTGCTGCTCGATCTCGGCTTGCCGAAGAAGGACGGCATCGACGTGCTCAATGGCTACCGCAAGAGCGGGGGCGCCGCGCCGGTGATCATCCTGACCGCGCGTGATGCGGTCGACGAGCGGATTCGCGGCCTCGACGCGGGCGCCGACGATTATCTGATCAAACCATTCGACCTCGACGAGCTGGCCGCACGGGTGCGCGCGCTATTGCGGCGGCGCACCGGTCAGAAACAGCCCGTCTATGCGCACGGCGAGCTCACACTCGATCCCGCGGCGCACGAAGTCACCAAAGGCGGCGAACTGCTGGCGCTCGTGCCGCGCGAATTCGCCCTGCTGCAAGCATTGATCGAAGAACCCACGCGCGTGTTCACCAAGCCCGAACTGGAAGAGAAGCTATACGGCTGGGGCGAGGAGGTGGGCAGCAACACCATCGAAGTGCATGTGCACAGCTTGCGGCGCAAGATCGGCGCGGAGCAGGTGGTGACCGTGCGCGGCGTGGGCTACCGTCTGAAGAGGTGCTGA
- a CDS encoding TolC family protein: MPVFNAAAAARLRVLVPIYAMLLGGCTWYHRAPLAPQDTSTSAHSLERIQVDPSTMPLPELAAHRFDPSDGLDIDEVAMLAVANNPDLKLARDDLGIARAQAYSAGLLPDPQLSVSSDYPGAAGTTRAFNYGLSIDVMAIVLRSANKQSADATLAKTDLGLLWQEWQIVAQARQLFIKTRFQQDTLPLLQQQRDLARTRYERMADAQRDGNLTDDTLTAALTAYSDARKQYTDAERAAEQTHHDLNALLGLSPEVQLHLTGSEDTTELPDATLDAALAKLAQRRPDLIALQAGYEAQEQKYRAAILSQFPSLSVGFVRARDTSNIYTSGFQINLSLPIFNRNQGNVAIEQATRQRLRDEYQSRLNQAYADVAHMRADNAILTRQLQQTEAALPGIDLAAQHAAAAYAQHDLVLGAYTDAQSAALTKRVDVATLRESLAEQRVGLQALLGSAIPDAFSSAQTFTETHAK, from the coding sequence TTGCCCGTTTTCAACGCCGCCGCGGCGGCACGGTTGCGCGTGCTCGTGCCGATCTACGCGATGCTGCTCGGCGGATGCACGTGGTATCACCGCGCGCCGCTCGCACCGCAGGATACGTCGACCTCGGCCCACTCGCTCGAACGCATCCAGGTCGATCCGTCCACCATGCCGCTGCCTGAACTGGCCGCGCATCGTTTCGATCCGTCCGACGGGCTCGACATCGACGAAGTCGCGATGCTTGCGGTAGCGAACAATCCCGACCTGAAGCTGGCCCGCGACGATCTCGGCATCGCCCGGGCTCAGGCTTATTCAGCCGGACTGTTGCCCGACCCGCAACTGAGCGTGTCGAGCGATTACCCGGGCGCGGCCGGCACGACGCGCGCGTTCAATTACGGCCTGAGCATCGACGTGATGGCGATCGTGCTGCGCAGTGCGAATAAACAATCCGCCGACGCGACGCTGGCCAAAACCGATCTCGGGCTGCTGTGGCAGGAATGGCAGATCGTCGCCCAGGCGCGGCAGTTGTTCATCAAGACGCGCTTCCAGCAGGACACGCTGCCGCTGCTGCAACAGCAGCGCGATCTCGCGCGCACACGCTACGAACGCATGGCCGACGCCCAGCGCGACGGCAATCTCACCGACGACACACTGACCGCCGCGCTCACCGCCTACAGCGACGCACGCAAGCAATACACGGACGCCGAACGGGCTGCGGAACAGACGCATCACGATCTGAACGCGCTGCTCGGCCTCTCGCCGGAAGTGCAGTTGCACCTCACCGGCAGCGAAGACACGACCGAGCTGCCCGACGCCACGCTCGACGCGGCCCTCGCCAAACTCGCGCAGCGCCGCCCGGACCTGATCGCGCTGCAGGCGGGTTATGAAGCGCAGGAACAGAAATACCGCGCGGCGATTCTCAGCCAGTTCCCGAGCCTTTCCGTGGGTTTCGTGCGGGCGCGCGACACCTCGAACATCTACACCAGCGGCTTCCAGATCAATCTGAGCTTGCCGATCTTCAATCGCAATCAGGGCAACGTCGCCATCGAACAGGCGACGCGTCAGCGCCTGCGCGACGAATATCAGTCGCGCCTGAACCAGGCCTACGCCGATGTCGCCCACATGCGTGCGGACAACGCGATTCTCACGCGACAGTTGCAGCAGACCGAAGCCGCGCTGCCCGGCATCGACCTCGCCGCGCAACACGCGGCCGCGGCCTACGCGCAGCACGATCTCGTGCTCGGCGCCTACACGGACGCGCAAAGCGCCGCGCTCACCAAACGTGTCGACGTCGCCACGCTGCGCGAATCGCTCGCCGAACAACGCGTCGGCTTGCAGGCGCTGCTGGGCAGCGCGATCCCCGACGCCTTTTCCTCCGCTCAGACCTTCACCGAAACTCATGCGAAATAG
- a CDS encoding efflux RND transporter periplasmic adaptor subunit: MRNSPLAARRPRIAAYAISLACVALMSTGIHAAGASAGDDAADQAVVSVQTVRVQRAVIAQPVRAYGIVAASASNLTTVNLPYLARIVQMRVQAGQSVTRGTPLFVVQADPAAVLAATQAKSAVTLAQGELARTQSLYDKGLATQSQLATARKAAEDAQQALAAQNQTGAASGNKVVAAPVDGVVLQVSAAQGDQVQPGAAILQLAGGNGKDARANVVLGVEPSDAPAIHAGDTVTLHGLSTSLARAAADGHVVLVGASVDQQSQLVNVGANVPLGQSAFIPGTRVSADIATRSGTHWIVPRAAVLKDDKGAYVFQITPQNKARRVAVVTQVENGDRYGVDGPIDGTAGLVVSGNYELKDGMAVRAGGGAPR; encoded by the coding sequence ATGCGAAATAGCCCACTCGCGGCGCGGCGGCCGCGCATCGCTGCTTATGCGATTTCTCTTGCCTGCGTCGCGCTGATGAGCACCGGCATCCATGCAGCCGGTGCGTCCGCCGGCGACGATGCGGCCGACCAGGCCGTCGTATCCGTGCAAACCGTACGGGTGCAGCGCGCCGTCATTGCGCAACCGGTCCGCGCCTATGGCATCGTCGCGGCGTCCGCGTCGAACCTGACCACGGTCAATCTGCCCTACCTCGCGCGTATCGTGCAGATGCGCGTGCAGGCCGGCCAGAGCGTGACGCGCGGCACGCCGCTGTTCGTCGTGCAAGCCGACCCTGCCGCGGTGCTCGCCGCCACCCAGGCGAAAAGCGCTGTGACGCTGGCGCAAGGCGAACTCGCGCGCACGCAATCGCTGTACGACAAAGGGCTTGCCACGCAATCGCAACTCGCCACGGCGCGCAAGGCCGCCGAGGACGCGCAGCAGGCGCTCGCGGCGCAGAACCAGACCGGCGCCGCGAGCGGCAACAAGGTCGTCGCGGCGCCGGTCGACGGCGTGGTTTTGCAGGTATCGGCGGCACAGGGCGATCAGGTGCAGCCCGGCGCCGCGATCCTGCAACTGGCCGGCGGCAACGGCAAGGACGCGCGCGCGAACGTCGTGCTCGGCGTCGAGCCGTCGGACGCCCCCGCTATCCACGCCGGCGACACCGTCACGCTGCACGGCCTGTCCACCTCGCTCGCGAGGGCCGCGGCGGACGGTCACGTGGTGCTGGTGGGGGCATCGGTCGATCAGCAAAGCCAGCTCGTCAACGTCGGCGCGAACGTGCCGCTCGGACAGAGCGCATTCATTCCGGGCACGCGTGTCAGCGCCGACATCGCGACTCGCAGCGGCACGCATTGGATCGTGCCGCGTGCCGCCGTGCTGAAAGACGACAAAGGCGCCTACGTGTTCCAGATCACGCCGCAGAACAAGGCGCGCCGCGTGGCGGTGGTCACGCAGGTCGAGAACGGCGACCGCTACGGCGTGGACGGCCCGATCGACGGCACAGCAGGCCTCGTCGTCAGCGGCAACTATGAGTTGAAGGACGGCATGGCGGTGCGGGCCGGCGGAGGCGCGCCGCGATGA
- a CDS encoding efflux RND transporter permease subunit produces MNFGQWMQKHRRSLLFVIALLAIAGALTAFRLPISLFPNVAFPRAVVSLDAGDRPAEQMATLVTMPVEEALRRVPNVRDVESTTSRGSAEISINFDWGTDMAQATLQAQSAISEILATLPQGTSMQVRRMDPTVFPVLAYSLTSTQQSLSALHDLAQFQMRPLLSSVEGVARVEVTGGAQDELEVAIDPARLAAYKVSLADVSKAIGASNVLMATGRIEDHYKLYLVIANTTITQLDELRNVVVSANGATQIRLGDIATVRQGVVPQWMRVTADGQDAVLLNVYQQPGANSVAMAKAIRAKLADFQHQMPAGVHLSNWYDQSELVIASASSVRDAIMIGVVLAAFTLFAFLRNWKITAIAVALVPVVMAATILLLDVFGMGFNIMTLGGMAAAVGLVIDDAIVMIEHIVRRMREGGAHKFHGRVMAAALEFTRPLAGSSAATLIIFVPLAFLSGVTGAFFKALSVTMASALFISFLVTWLAVPILCDRWLKPEDAEEHKETRFASWMNRRYGFLIERVTARPILVLLGLLPLVVVAAFAFTRVGSGFMPGMDEGGFVLDYHTEPGTSITETDRLMKQVEGIIRANPNVATYSRRTGAGLGGDLNEPNRGDFFVRLKSSGREPIETVMEEIRSKVETQVPGVNIELAQLMEDLIGDLTAVPQPVQIKIYSDDQNTLDTTARKVAARIGTIQGVVDVNDGINPAGDALELHIRPEAAAAEGMDPQSIAQAVSDMVEGNVATQFQSGPKTVGVRVRVAGALKLTDTQLGLLQIRAPDGHLFALNRVADQVTVTGQPEISRDNLKRMVAVTARIDGRDLGSTIADVQKALSDGSLLPTGVYYELGGLYQQQQIAFKGLLSVFGAAIALVFGLLLFLYERFRVALAVMAMPLLAAGAVFIGLWITGIELNISAMMGMTMIIGIVTEVAIFYVSELQGLMRDEGVGFEEALIAAGRNRLRPIAMTTIAAILALLPLAFALGQGAAMQQPLAVAIISGLIVQLPLVLLLLPVVLKLLMRKEVI; encoded by the coding sequence ATGAATTTCGGTCAATGGATGCAGAAGCACCGGCGCTCGCTGTTGTTCGTGATCGCGCTGCTGGCGATCGCCGGCGCACTGACCGCGTTTCGTCTGCCGATCTCGCTGTTCCCGAACGTCGCGTTTCCCCGCGCCGTCGTCTCGCTCGACGCGGGCGACCGCCCTGCCGAACAGATGGCCACGCTCGTCACGATGCCCGTCGAAGAAGCGTTGCGGCGCGTGCCGAACGTACGCGACGTCGAATCGACCACGAGCCGCGGATCGGCGGAAATCTCGATCAATTTCGACTGGGGCACTGACATGGCGCAAGCCACGTTGCAGGCCCAATCGGCCATCAGCGAGATTCTTGCGACGCTGCCGCAAGGCACCTCGATGCAGGTGCGGCGCATGGACCCGACCGTGTTCCCGGTGCTCGCGTACAGCCTGACTTCGACGCAGCAGTCGCTATCGGCGCTGCACGATCTCGCACAGTTCCAGATGCGGCCGTTGCTGTCGTCCGTGGAAGGCGTGGCGCGTGTCGAAGTGACCGGTGGCGCGCAGGACGAACTGGAAGTCGCGATCGATCCGGCGCGCCTCGCCGCCTACAAGGTGTCGCTCGCGGATGTATCGAAAGCAATCGGCGCGAGCAACGTGCTGATGGCCACTGGCCGCATCGAGGATCACTACAAGCTGTACCTCGTGATTGCCAACACCACGATCACGCAACTCGACGAACTGCGCAACGTGGTGGTGTCGGCCAATGGCGCGACGCAAATCCGCCTCGGCGACATCGCGACGGTCCGCCAGGGCGTTGTGCCGCAATGGATGCGCGTCACCGCCGACGGCCAGGACGCCGTGCTGCTCAACGTCTATCAGCAGCCCGGCGCGAACAGCGTGGCGATGGCCAAAGCGATCCGTGCGAAGCTCGCCGATTTCCAGCATCAGATGCCGGCCGGCGTGCATCTCTCGAACTGGTACGACCAGAGCGAACTGGTGATCGCCTCCGCGAGCAGCGTGCGCGACGCGATCATGATCGGTGTAGTGCTGGCCGCGTTCACGCTGTTCGCCTTCCTGCGCAACTGGAAGATCACCGCGATCGCGGTCGCGCTGGTGCCGGTCGTGATGGCCGCGACGATCCTGCTGCTCGACGTGTTCGGCATGGGGTTCAACATCATGACGCTCGGCGGCATGGCGGCCGCGGTCGGCCTCGTGATCGACGATGCGATCGTGATGATCGAACACATCGTGCGACGCATGCGCGAAGGCGGAGCGCACAAGTTCCACGGCCGCGTGATGGCGGCCGCGCTCGAATTCACGCGGCCGCTTGCCGGCTCGTCGGCGGCGACGCTGATCATTTTCGTGCCGCTCGCGTTTCTGTCGGGCGTGACGGGGGCATTCTTCAAGGCGCTCTCCGTGACGATGGCAAGCGCCCTGTTCATTTCGTTTCTCGTCACGTGGCTTGCGGTGCCGATTCTGTGCGACCGCTGGCTGAAACCGGAGGACGCCGAGGAGCACAAGGAAACCCGCTTCGCTTCATGGATGAACCGACGCTACGGCTTTCTGATCGAGCGCGTGACGGCCCGTCCGATTCTCGTGCTGCTCGGCTTGCTGCCACTGGTCGTGGTGGCCGCGTTCGCGTTCACGCGCGTGGGCAGCGGCTTCATGCCGGGCATGGACGAAGGCGGTTTCGTGCTCGACTACCACACCGAACCTGGCACATCCATCACGGAAACCGACCGGTTGATGAAGCAGGTCGAGGGCATCATCCGCGCGAATCCGAACGTTGCGACCTACTCGCGCCGCACCGGCGCCGGTCTCGGCGGCGACCTGAACGAGCCGAACAGGGGCGACTTCTTCGTGCGGCTGAAGTCGAGTGGCCGCGAGCCGATCGAAACGGTGATGGAAGAGATCCGCTCGAAAGTCGAGACGCAGGTACCGGGCGTGAATATCGAACTCGCGCAATTGATGGAAGACCTGATCGGCGACCTGACCGCGGTGCCACAGCCGGTGCAGATAAAAATCTATTCCGACGACCAGAACACCCTCGACACCACCGCACGCAAGGTCGCCGCGCGGATCGGCACGATTCAGGGCGTGGTGGACGTGAACGACGGCATCAATCCCGCGGGCGACGCTCTCGAATTGCACATCCGGCCGGAGGCCGCCGCGGCCGAGGGCATGGACCCGCAGTCGATTGCACAGGCCGTCTCCGACATGGTGGAAGGCAACGTTGCGACGCAATTCCAGAGCGGGCCGAAGACGGTGGGCGTGCGCGTACGCGTGGCGGGCGCACTGAAGCTGACCGATACGCAACTGGGACTGTTACAGATTCGCGCACCGGACGGCCATCTGTTCGCACTGAATCGTGTTGCCGATCAGGTGACGGTGACCGGCCAGCCGGAAATCAGCCGCGACAATCTCAAACGGATGGTGGCCGTGACGGCGCGAATCGACGGCCGCGATCTGGGCTCGACGATCGCGGACGTGCAGAAGGCGCTGAGTGACGGGAGCTTGTTGCCGACCGGCGTGTACTACGAACTGGGCGGCCTGTACCAGCAACAGCAGATTGCTTTCAAGGGTTTGTTGAGTGTGTTCGGCGCTGCGATTGCGTTGGTGTTTGGATTGCTGCTGTTTCTGTACGAGCGCTTTCGCGTTGCGCTGGCCGTGATGGCGATGCCGTTGCTGGCGGCGGGCGCGGTGTTTATCGGCTTGTGGATCACCGGCATCGAGCTGAACATCTCCGCGATGATGGGAATGACGATGATTATCGGCATCGTGACTGAGGTGGCGATTTTTTATGTATCGGAGTTGCAGGGGTTGATGCGTGATGAAGGCGTTGGATTTGAAGAGGCGCTGATCGCGGCTGGGCGGAATCGGTTGCGGCCGATTGCCATGACGACTATTGCGGCTATTTTGGCGCTTCTGCCGTTGGCTTTTGCCCTTGGGCAAGGGGCTGCTATGCAGCAGCCTTTGGCGGTTGCCATTATCTCTGGGTTGATTGTGCAGTTGCCGTTGGTGTTGTTGCTGTTGCCTGTGGTGTTGAAGTTGTTGATGAGGAAGGAGGTTATTTAA